From Humisphaera borealis, the proteins below share one genomic window:
- a CDS encoding ABC transporter substrate-binding protein — protein MRRYIFPILFVLVLATPFVVRAIIGDATERPSSGELRLVVITPHGEPIRREFGDAFSEWHRARFGKTVVVDYRNFGGGASDIVKYFNATSDSGYFQKTGTYGVDVAWGGGETLFSVDLKKHLLPVKLSPEVMSTAYPKPDIGGVALYDKDGNWFGTTLGSFGIVYNKDVLRYLGLPEPKTWEDLTDPRYRNYIILADPTRSSSARTAFMAIVEKQMAIAKEAAGADDKGAEDRGWARGMGLIRQIAANARVFTDASSSVPSVVGSGDAAAGMAIDFYGRTQVEMSGESRVGYVEPAEATIVNPDPIAVVKGTQNKELAIRFIEFILSTEGQRLWNYRVGAPGGPKQTTLRRLPIVPSVYADQTYFTDKVNPFLIAGTFNTRRERTGTFKTLGDQIQVSCIDVLAELRETRKLILASPAAVELDKKLGTFPFDQKEALARQKTLNAAKPLQRLELIRGWEQEFKAEYKALREQVK, from the coding sequence ATGCGTCGCTATATCTTCCCCATCCTCTTTGTCCTCGTCCTGGCGACGCCATTCGTCGTGCGGGCGATCATTGGCGACGCCACGGAGCGGCCTTCGAGCGGGGAACTTCGCCTGGTCGTCATCACGCCGCACGGCGAACCGATCCGACGCGAGTTCGGCGACGCGTTCTCCGAGTGGCATCGTGCCCGGTTCGGTAAGACGGTGGTTGTCGACTACCGCAATTTCGGTGGCGGCGCCAGCGATATCGTCAAGTACTTCAATGCCACCAGCGACTCGGGCTACTTCCAGAAGACTGGCACCTACGGCGTGGACGTCGCCTGGGGCGGCGGGGAGACGCTGTTCAGCGTCGATCTCAAGAAGCACCTGCTGCCGGTCAAGCTGTCGCCGGAGGTGATGTCGACGGCCTATCCGAAGCCGGACATTGGCGGCGTGGCGCTCTACGACAAGGACGGCAACTGGTTCGGCACCACACTCGGCAGTTTCGGCATCGTCTACAACAAGGACGTTCTCCGGTATCTCGGCCTGCCCGAGCCCAAGACCTGGGAAGACCTCACCGACCCCCGGTACCGCAACTACATCATTCTCGCCGACCCCACCCGCAGTAGCTCCGCCCGTACCGCGTTCATGGCGATCGTGGAAAAGCAGATGGCGATCGCGAAGGAAGCCGCTGGCGCTGATGACAAGGGGGCTGAAGACCGGGGCTGGGCCCGCGGCATGGGGCTGATACGCCAGATCGCGGCCAATGCCCGTGTCTTTACCGACGCCAGTTCGTCGGTTCCTTCGGTCGTAGGCTCCGGAGACGCCGCCGCCGGCATGGCGATCGATTTTTATGGCCGTACGCAGGTGGAGATGTCCGGAGAATCTCGCGTCGGGTATGTCGAGCCGGCCGAGGCCACCATCGTCAACCCGGACCCGATCGCCGTGGTCAAGGGTACGCAGAACAAGGAACTGGCGATCCGGTTTATCGAGTTCATCCTCAGTACCGAAGGACAGCGCCTGTGGAATTACCGGGTCGGCGCGCCGGGCGGTCCGAAGCAGACGACCCTTCGGCGTTTACCAATCGTTCCGTCGGTCTATGCCGACCAAACCTACTTCACCGACAAGGTCAACCCGTTTCTGATCGCCGGTACTTTCAACACCCGGCGGGAACGCACGGGTACGTTCAAGACACTCGGCGATCAGATCCAGGTGAGCTGCATCGACGTGCTGGCGGAACTGCGCGAGACGCGAAAGCTCATCCTCGCGTCGCCCGCAGCGGTAGAGCTGGACAAGAAGCTGGGGACGTTTCCCTTCGATCAGAAAGAGGCGCTGGCACGGCAGAAGACGCTTAACGCCGCCAAACCGCTGCAGCGACTGGAGTTGATTCGCGGCTGGGAGCAGGAGTTCAAGGCCGAGTACAAGGCATTGCGGGAACAGGTGAAGTGA
- a CDS encoding ABC transporter ATP-binding protein: MTSVRLEHISKRFGQTTALADIDFTINSGELFFLLGPSGCGKSTLLRLIAGLHDPSKGKILFNDRDVTALGTDKRNAVMCFQSYALWPHMSVRENVRFGLAVRKQPKPEQDKRIADVLKLVQMEPYADRKPNQLSGGQQQRVALARALAVNPDCLLLDEPLSNLDAKLRHEMRSEIRRICKTAGYTTIYVTHDMKEALSVADRIAVMKDGKIAQIGTPGDLYHKPMNSFVADFVGSTNLLTGKVVGTDAGRYEIETPAGRVFGSAVNNGFLRDANVIVSIRPEQMQVARRTAAAGEAGPNRFTGKVLETTFLGEASEHVLAVNGQRLKVIAAPPLFNVPEELTVQFDPEDVVVLKE, encoded by the coding sequence ATGACGTCGGTCCGCCTAGAACACATCTCCAAGCGTTTCGGCCAAACGACTGCCCTGGCCGACATCGACTTCACGATTAACTCCGGCGAGCTGTTCTTTTTGCTGGGCCCCAGCGGCTGCGGCAAGAGCACGCTGCTACGCCTGATCGCCGGGCTTCATGACCCCTCGAAGGGGAAGATCCTGTTCAATGACCGTGACGTCACGGCGCTGGGCACCGACAAACGCAACGCCGTGATGTGCTTTCAGAGCTACGCGCTTTGGCCGCACATGAGCGTCCGCGAGAACGTCCGATTCGGGCTGGCCGTACGGAAGCAACCCAAGCCGGAGCAGGACAAGCGGATCGCCGACGTGCTCAAGCTCGTGCAGATGGAGCCTTACGCCGACCGCAAGCCGAACCAGCTCTCCGGCGGGCAGCAGCAGCGGGTCGCCCTGGCCCGGGCGCTGGCGGTGAACCCCGATTGCCTGCTGCTGGACGAGCCGCTGTCAAACCTCGACGCCAAGCTGCGCCACGAGATGCGGTCGGAGATCCGCCGCATCTGCAAGACGGCGGGGTACACGACGATCTACGTCACGCACGACATGAAAGAGGCGCTGAGCGTCGCCGACCGGATTGCGGTGATGAAGGACGGGAAGATCGCACAGATCGGCACGCCGGGTGATCTTTACCATAAGCCGATGAACAGCTTCGTCGCCGACTTTGTCGGCTCGACGAACCTGCTGACGGGAAAGGTCGTCGGCACCGACGCCGGTCGGTACGAAATCGAAACACCTGCCGGGCGCGTCTTCGGCTCGGCGGTGAACAACGGCTTTCTGCGCGACGCCAATGTCATTGTCAGTATCCGCCCCGAGCAGATGCAGGTCGCCCGGCGGACGGCCGCCGCCGGCGAGGCCGGGCCGAATCGCTTCACGGGCAAAGTGCTTGAAACAACGTTCCTCGGCGAAGCGAGCGAGCACGTGCTGGCGGTCAACGGGCAGAGGCTGAAGGTGATCGCCGCGCCGCCGTTGTTCAATGTGCCCGAAGAACTGACAGTGCAGTTTGATCCGGAGGATGTGGTCGTACTGAAAGAGTAG
- a CDS encoding ABC transporter permease, translated as MRRLQQLIFLLLIAVIFGVFLILPIIQVISVAFFGMSDQQEGFTFGYIAAIFQDESLREGLFNSAKIAVGTTLLCILISVPLAMLSVRYNFWGKGLMSGLLLVPLILPPFVGAIGMRQILGHYGSLTAVVHEAAIWLGQFELFAGVVRDSGLTDKNMPIDWVGNARIWGVILVEALSLYPILFLNVSAALANLDPAMEQAAANLGASRWTIFRKITLPLMRPGLFAGGTIVLIWSFTELGTPLMFEYFRCTPVQIFQRLTQVSGNPTPYALVVVTLFMSVGLYVVGKLVLGRNLTSAVTKASVQMTPKKLGFFKGLAALLPFVIVTFLALLPHIGVVLMSVSDVRPESWYQSIVPTSFTGDHYRAALSGDNTIPSVRNSVLFALCSTIVDIALGLMIAWLIVRSPLPGWLRTTVDSIAMLPLAVPGLVMAFGYLAMSLAAKGWLSDIGPQFHQWFGQGNGDWLKMKLEVILNVQENPTFFLIIAYAMRRLPYVVRSAVAGLQQTPADLELAARNLGAGSWLTMRRITIPLIAANLLAGGLLAFAFAMLEVSDSLILAQKADYWPITKAIYELFFRIGDGRYIASALGVWAMVLLMLTILSANTLLGKRMGAIFRV; from the coding sequence ATGCGTCGACTGCAACAACTTATCTTCCTCCTTCTCATCGCCGTGATCTTCGGCGTGTTTCTCATCCTGCCGATCATCCAGGTGATCTCCGTCGCGTTCTTCGGCATGAGCGACCAGCAGGAAGGCTTCACGTTTGGATACATCGCGGCGATTTTTCAGGACGAATCGCTGCGCGAGGGTCTTTTTAACTCAGCCAAGATCGCCGTCGGCACGACCTTGCTCTGCATCCTGATCAGCGTTCCGCTGGCGATGCTTTCGGTGCGCTACAACTTCTGGGGCAAGGGGCTGATGAGCGGCCTGTTGCTGGTGCCGCTGATCCTTCCGCCGTTCGTCGGCGCAATTGGCATGCGGCAGATTCTCGGCCATTACGGCAGCCTGACGGCCGTCGTCCACGAGGCGGCGATCTGGCTTGGGCAATTTGAACTCTTTGCCGGTGTGGTGCGCGACTCTGGCTTGACCGACAAAAACATGCCGATCGACTGGGTCGGCAACGCCCGCATCTGGGGTGTGATCCTCGTTGAAGCCCTCAGCCTGTACCCGATCCTGTTCCTCAACGTCTCGGCGGCGCTGGCCAATCTCGATCCGGCCATGGAACAGGCCGCCGCCAACCTGGGTGCCAGCCGATGGACGATCTTCCGCAAGATCACTCTTCCGCTGATGCGCCCCGGCTTGTTCGCCGGCGGAACGATCGTTCTGATCTGGAGCTTTACCGAGCTCGGCACACCGCTGATGTTCGAATACTTCCGGTGCACGCCGGTGCAGATCTTCCAGCGGTTGACGCAGGTGTCGGGGAACCCGACGCCTTACGCGCTGGTGGTCGTCACGCTGTTTATGAGCGTGGGCTTGTATGTCGTCGGCAAGCTGGTCCTGGGCCGGAATCTCACCAGCGCAGTCACCAAGGCGAGCGTGCAGATGACGCCGAAGAAGCTGGGCTTCTTCAAGGGGCTGGCGGCGCTGCTTCCGTTCGTGATCGTCACGTTCCTGGCGTTGCTGCCGCACATCGGTGTCGTGCTGATGAGCGTGAGCGATGTTCGCCCGGAATCTTGGTACCAGTCGATCGTGCCGACGAGCTTTACGGGCGATCACTATCGTGCCGCGCTCTCCGGCGACAACACAATCCCGTCCGTCCGCAACAGCGTCCTGTTCGCACTTTGCAGCACCATCGTGGACATCGCCCTGGGATTGATGATCGCCTGGCTCATCGTCCGCTCGCCGCTGCCGGGCTGGCTTCGGACTACCGTGGACAGCATTGCGATGCTGCCGCTGGCGGTGCCGGGTTTGGTAATGGCGTTCGGCTATCTCGCGATGAGCCTGGCAGCCAAGGGGTGGCTGAGCGATATCGGTCCGCAGTTCCACCAGTGGTTTGGCCAGGGCAACGGCGACTGGCTGAAGATGAAGCTGGAAGTCATCCTGAATGTGCAGGAGAACCCGACGTTCTTCCTCATCATCGCGTACGCCATGCGCCGGCTGCCCTACGTCGTCCGCAGCGCCGTCGCCGGTCTGCAACAAACACCCGCCGACCTGGAACTGGCGGCGCGCAACCTGGGCGCCGGCAGCTGGCTGACGATGCGGCGGATCACCATCCCGCTGATCGCCGCGAATCTGCTCGCCGGCGGACTCCTCGCGTTCGCGTTCGCGATGCTGGAGGTCAGCGACTCGCTCATCCTGGCGCAAAAGGCCGACTACTGGCCTATCACCAAGGCGATTTATGAGCTGTTCTTCCGAATCGGCGACGGCCGGTATATCGCCAGCGCTCTGGGCGTCTGGGCGATGGTCCTGCTGATGCTGACGATCCTGTCGGCCAACACGCTGCTGGGGAAACGGATGGGGGCAATCTTCAGGGTGTGA
- a CDS encoding NAD-dependent epimerase/dehydratase family protein: MPLPTAIRDLDHLEDLLSEPSEGVIDTCRRLDGDVLVLGVGGKMGPSLSRMMRRASDAAGAKRRIIGVSRFAGGTSRLQRQLNDWGIETIACDLLDQAALDRLPDTPNVVYMTGMKFGTTGQQSLTWAMNGFLPSIVCQRFSRSRIVAFSSGNIYAMSAVCSGGPTEGVDTAPVGEYGMSVLARERMFEHFSRTLKIPVTLLRLNYAVEMRYGVLVDLATKVWRGQPIDVSMGVFNVIWQGDANAQAIQSFDHVASPPRVLNITGPETLSVRALAEAFGRAMGKQPAIVGTEAATALLNNAQLSHRLFGYPRVPIQQVVEWTAEWVMKGGVNLDRPTHFETRDGRF, encoded by the coding sequence TTGCCGCTTCCGACCGCCATCCGCGATCTCGATCACCTCGAAGACCTTCTTTCCGAACCGAGCGAGGGTGTCATCGACACCTGCCGGCGGTTGGACGGGGATGTCCTGGTCCTGGGCGTAGGCGGGAAGATGGGGCCGAGCCTGTCACGGATGATGCGCCGGGCGTCCGACGCCGCAGGTGCAAAACGCCGGATCATAGGCGTATCGCGCTTCGCCGGCGGGACGTCACGGCTGCAGCGGCAGCTCAACGATTGGGGCATCGAAACCATCGCCTGTGACCTGCTGGATCAGGCCGCCCTCGACCGGCTCCCCGATACCCCCAACGTCGTCTACATGACCGGGATGAAGTTCGGCACCACCGGGCAGCAGTCGCTCACATGGGCGATGAACGGCTTCCTGCCCAGCATCGTCTGTCAGCGGTTTAGCCGCAGCCGGATCGTGGCGTTCTCCAGCGGCAACATCTACGCGATGTCCGCCGTTTGCAGCGGCGGCCCCACGGAGGGCGTCGATACCGCGCCGGTCGGCGAGTACGGCATGAGCGTGCTGGCGAGAGAGCGGATGTTCGAGCACTTCAGCCGGACACTGAAGATCCCGGTCACGCTCCTGCGGCTGAACTATGCGGTCGAGATGCGTTACGGCGTGCTGGTTGACCTTGCGACAAAGGTGTGGCGCGGGCAGCCGATCGACGTCTCGATGGGCGTGTTCAACGTGATCTGGCAGGGGGATGCCAACGCGCAGGCGATCCAGTCGTTCGATCACGTCGCCAGCCCGCCGCGAGTGCTCAACATCACCGGCCCTGAGACTCTGTCGGTTCGGGCGCTTGCCGAGGCATTTGGCCGGGCGATGGGAAAGCAGCCAGCCATCGTCGGCACCGAAGCCGCCACCGCCCTGTTGAACAACGCCCAGCTCAGCCATCGCCTGTTCGGCTACCCGCGGGTACCGATTCAACAGGTGGTGGAGTGGACGGCGGAGTGGGTGATGAAGGGTGGCGTCAACCTGGACAGGCCGACGCATTTCGAGACGCGCGACGGACGGTTTTGA
- a CDS encoding peptidyl-prolyl cis-trans isomerase, whose amino-acid sequence MARLHLSDSVRAAVLSAGVCVVAAGCGSSDERSAKQLTADQFVTRAASVPPDGGRLTGAPVESGGAVRVDGVSRFPKTPDPSADPIVNPQSINPTVDQGVRSPYAADGNAAAGPIAPTTTRVDLAGKPATNKATADAGGPRAVDVGFVVMEVNGKPIYSDKILSALERPLAAEAKKNNVDNFRNLAKELLEQQVQLYKRDELEVASADLSLSEADKQLAQALTAQWRQQQITAAGGSLEMARIKARDEGWEFEDLVQQQFRLKLVQIFYQKRIFPKIFVPPADQRAYYEQNKAKEFTQVARLKFRVIKIDPKTGFSSDGDAVALAQKVRERAKSEDFAKLADEINKDGRGGAIGQSDSGGWVDANSYRYEKVEKTAAQLKPGEVSDVILEENRLLFVVKLEAIQEGTVQAFEEPSVQERITQRLRGIQLQALREAHIRKLERDAVTRRNEGKVNDLLDIVMKKYPDWAKAG is encoded by the coding sequence ATGGCTCGATTACATCTCTCCGATTCGGTCCGGGCGGCTGTTCTTTCCGCGGGTGTTTGCGTTGTTGCCGCCGGGTGCGGCAGCAGTGACGAGCGCTCGGCCAAGCAGCTCACGGCGGACCAGTTCGTGACGCGTGCCGCCAGCGTGCCTCCGGACGGGGGTCGCCTGACCGGAGCGCCGGTCGAGAGCGGCGGCGCGGTTCGTGTGGATGGTGTCAGCCGATTCCCCAAGACCCCCGATCCTTCGGCCGATCCGATCGTCAATCCACAGAGCATCAACCCGACGGTCGATCAGGGTGTCCGCAGCCCCTACGCTGCCGACGGCAATGCGGCCGCCGGTCCGATCGCGCCGACCACGACGCGCGTTGACCTGGCGGGAAAGCCGGCGACCAACAAGGCCACCGCCGATGCCGGCGGGCCCCGCGCCGTCGATGTCGGCTTCGTGGTCATGGAAGTCAACGGAAAGCCGATCTATAGCGACAAGATCCTCTCGGCACTGGAGCGCCCGCTTGCCGCCGAAGCCAAGAAGAACAACGTCGACAACTTCCGCAATCTCGCCAAGGAACTGCTCGAACAGCAGGTCCAGCTTTACAAGCGCGACGAACTGGAAGTGGCATCGGCGGATCTGTCTCTGTCCGAGGCCGACAAGCAACTCGCGCAGGCGTTGACGGCGCAGTGGCGGCAGCAACAGATCACCGCGGCCGGAGGGTCCCTGGAGATGGCCCGGATCAAGGCCCGGGACGAGGGATGGGAGTTTGAGGACCTTGTCCAGCAGCAGTTCCGTCTGAAGCTCGTGCAGATTTTCTATCAGAAGCGCATTTTCCCCAAGATCTTCGTGCCACCCGCCGATCAGCGGGCCTACTACGAACAGAACAAGGCCAAGGAGTTCACGCAGGTGGCCCGGCTGAAGTTCCGGGTGATCAAGATCGATCCGAAGACGGGATTCAGCAGCGACGGCGACGCCGTTGCACTGGCCCAGAAGGTTCGCGAGCGTGCCAAATCCGAGGATTTCGCCAAGCTCGCCGACGAGATCAACAAGGATGGTCGCGGCGGGGCGATCGGACAATCCGATTCCGGCGGCTGGGTGGATGCCAACAGCTACCGCTACGAAAAGGTCGAGAAGACCGCTGCGCAGCTGAAGCCGGGTGAAGTCAGCGACGTCATCCTTGAAGAGAACCGGCTGCTGTTCGTGGTCAAGCTCGAGGCAATCCAGGAAGGCACGGTCCAGGCGTTCGAAGAACCGTCCGTCCAGGAGCGAATCACGCAGCGGCTTCGCGGCATCCAGTTGCAGGCGCTCCGCGAGGCGCACATCCGCAAACTCGAACGCGACGCAGTCACCCGCCGCAACGAAGGCAAGGTCAACGACCTGCTCGATATCGTGATGAAGAAGTATCCGGACTGGGCCAAGGCGGGATAA
- the apaG gene encoding Co2+/Mg2+ efflux protein ApaG translates to MATPELSNTETNGIRVGATAYFLPEESDPDDRKFLFGYTIVIKNEGTEPAQLVSRYWLIIDGNGRQEEVRGPGVIGQTPRLEPGQAFKYQSYCPLKTAWGTMEGEYEMRRDDGSTFQAKIARFYLAAAQPAMK, encoded by the coding sequence ATGGCAACCCCGGAGTTATCTAATACCGAGACCAACGGCATTCGCGTCGGCGCGACCGCCTACTTCCTGCCCGAAGAATCCGATCCGGACGATCGGAAGTTTCTCTTCGGCTACACGATCGTGATTAAGAACGAGGGCACCGAGCCCGCGCAGCTGGTTTCGCGTTACTGGCTGATCATCGACGGCAACGGCCGGCAGGAAGAGGTGCGGGGCCCTGGCGTGATCGGGCAGACCCCTCGGCTGGAGCCGGGGCAGGCATTCAAGTACCAGAGCTACTGCCCGCTGAAGACCGCATGGGGCACGATGGAAGGCGAATACGAAATGCGCCGCGACGACGGCAGCACCTTCCAGGCCAAGATCGCGCGGTTCTATCTCG